The following are from one region of the Paenibacillus sabinae T27 genome:
- the nifB gene encoding nitrogenase cofactor biosynthesis protein NifB: MNVLQQSTRHPCYDELAHEYFARMHVAVAPKCNISCKYCNIKYDCVSESRPGVVSRVLTPEEAYRKVQRTVAVLPRLTVVGIAGPGDPLANPQETFDTFALLAEGMPDLQLCLSTNGLMLADYADEIERYRINHVTVTMNTIDPAIGSQVYQAIFHKGKAYREQEAAAILIERQLAGIREIAARGIRVKVNSVLIPGVNDGHLAEVSRAVRDLGAFSHNIMPLIISPGSRYEREGRQAPDPELTVKVQEESAAIIPVMRHCRQCRADAVGLLGEDRGQDLYDTGNSEKLPVYSLGEREQLLKELDDELENRHRRRFANHGDAETGIRIAVATRGGGKVNMHFGHAKEFLIYEVHGRESKLLGIRKIQAYCNGTADCGEGADKGAILEDTIHLLRDCRILLCSGIGEYPQEKLRQADIMAITRKGGIQELLAECGRYYRYFRDSQIS, translated from the coding sequence GTGAATGTTTTGCAGCAGAGCACCAGGCATCCTTGTTACGATGAATTGGCTCATGAATATTTTGCCAGAATGCATGTGGCCGTGGCTCCCAAATGCAATATCAGCTGCAAATACTGCAATATTAAGTACGACTGTGTCAGCGAGAGCAGACCCGGCGTCGTCAGCCGCGTGCTTACACCGGAGGAGGCTTACCGCAAGGTTCAGCGGACTGTCGCGGTGCTTCCCAGATTGACGGTAGTGGGCATCGCCGGACCGGGCGATCCGCTGGCCAATCCGCAGGAGACGTTTGATACATTCGCCCTGCTGGCGGAAGGAATGCCCGATCTGCAGCTGTGCCTAAGCACCAATGGCCTGATGCTGGCGGATTATGCGGACGAGATCGAGCGTTACCGGATCAACCATGTTACGGTTACGATGAACACGATCGATCCCGCGATCGGAAGCCAGGTTTACCAGGCCATCTTTCACAAAGGAAAAGCTTACCGGGAGCAGGAAGCCGCAGCCATCCTGATTGAAAGACAGCTTGCCGGAATCCGCGAGATTGCCGCCAGAGGCATCCGGGTCAAGGTGAATTCTGTGTTAATTCCAGGGGTGAACGACGGCCATCTTGCCGAAGTGTCGCGCGCGGTCCGGGATTTGGGGGCATTCTCGCATAACATTATGCCGCTTATCATTTCTCCGGGGAGCCGCTATGAGCGGGAAGGCAGACAGGCGCCCGATCCGGAGTTAACCGTCAAAGTGCAGGAGGAATCGGCTGCGATTATACCGGTGATGAGGCATTGCCGGCAGTGCCGGGCCGATGCGGTTGGGCTGCTGGGTGAAGACAGGGGACAGGACCTGTACGATACCGGAAATAGCGAGAAGCTGCCAGTCTACTCCTTGGGTGAGAGGGAGCAGCTGCTCAAGGAGCTGGATGATGAATTGGAAAACAGGCACCGGAGACGCTTTGCAAATCACGGAGATGCGGAGACGGGCATACGAATCGCTGTGGCCACTCGTGGAGGCGGCAAGGTAAACATGCATTTCGGCCATGCCAAAGAATTTCTGATCTATGAAGTTCATGGCCGGGAGAGCAAGCTGCTGGGCATCCGCAAAATCCAGGCGTACTGCAACGGCACGGCCGACTGCGGCGAAGGGGCGGACAAAGGCGCTATTCTTGAAGACACTATACATCTTCTTCGCGACTGCCGCATTCTTCTGTGCTCGGGAATCGGCGAGTATCCGCAGGAGAAACTCCGGCAGGCCGATATTATGGCGATCACGCGTAAAGGCGGAATCCAGGAGCTGCTGGCCGAATGCGGCCGTTATTACCGTTATTTCAGAGATAGCCAAATTAGTTGA
- a CDS encoding substrate-binding domain-containing protein, translating to MKRIRIGLTLLLVIFMGAVLSSCLGSSPPHLDVGKTRSIHMIVKMNRGDYWNTVKMGAEAAAREFNVKLTFKAPDTESDVKRQIAMVEDSIKERADVIILAASSYMGLAQVVDKAAFNRIPVISVDAEVGSARVTTYIGSNGYKAGQKSAERLVQLLNGSGEIGILNFTNTSDQRESGPESDFDYGARDADERERGFLNYVARYPSVHVVDISYTPSVMGEAKELTRQMLNKHPNLSGIAALNETASQGAAAVLQERGLRRIKMVAFDSSPAMMEQIQEGIVQAAVIQNPFSNGYLAVKNAVEILQGIQVPERVDTGTKLIDLDNMLWPENQKLLFPFVR from the coding sequence ATGAAACGTATACGGATTGGGCTCACTCTGCTTCTCGTCATCTTTATGGGAGCTGTGCTGTCTTCCTGCCTCGGCTCGTCCCCGCCGCATCTTGATGTCGGGAAGACCCGCAGCATCCATATGATCGTGAAAATGAACAGGGGCGATTACTGGAACACGGTAAAAATGGGGGCAGAGGCCGCCGCCAGGGAATTCAACGTGAAGCTGACGTTCAAGGCTCCGGATACGGAGAGCGATGTGAAGCGGCAGATCGCCATGGTCGAAGATTCCATCAAGGAGCGGGCGGACGTGATTATTCTGGCGGCGAGCAGCTATATGGGGCTGGCCCAGGTTGTCGACAAGGCAGCCTTTAACCGGATTCCGGTCATTTCCGTCGATGCCGAGGTCGGATCGGCCAGGGTGACGACCTACATCGGCTCGAACGGCTACAAAGCGGGTCAGAAATCCGCCGAGCGGCTTGTTCAGCTCCTGAACGGCTCCGGCGAAATCGGCATTCTGAACTTTACAAATACTTCGGATCAGCGGGAGAGCGGCCCGGAGAGCGATTTCGATTACGGAGCCAGAGACGCTGACGAAAGGGAAAGAGGCTTTCTGAATTACGTCGCCCGCTATCCGTCCGTGCATGTGGTGGACATTTCCTATACGCCTTCAGTTATGGGGGAAGCCAAAGAGCTTACAAGGCAGATGCTCAATAAGCATCCGAATCTAAGCGGCATCGCGGCACTGAACGAGACAGCGTCGCAGGGAGCGGCGGCTGTGCTTCAGGAGCGCGGACTCCGCCGCATTAAGATGGTCGCTTTTGACAGCTCCCCTGCCATGATGGAGCAGATTCAGGAAGGCATTGTGCAGGCTGCCGTGATCCAGAACCCTTTCAGCAACGGTTATCTGGCAGTCAAGAACGCCGTAGAAATACTCCAGGGCATCCAGGTACCGGAGCGGGTCGATACGGGGACAAAGCTGATCGATCTGGATAATATGCTGTGGCCGGAGAACCAAAAGCTGCTGTTTCCCTTCGTGCGGTAA